One region of Dokdonia sp. 4H-3-7-5 genomic DNA includes:
- a CDS encoding TonB-dependent receptor, whose amino-acid sequence MLLALPLTLFAQSITLRGVVKDSIGSPLELANIIATNKAEGTLESYGITDASGRYRLDLTTGITYDIKVSYLGLQSVNEEINVAQDAQDITKDFTLKEDPNQLDNVELVYEMPVTIKGDTIVYNTDSFTNGNEKKLGDVLKKLPGIEVNDDGQIEVEGKVVSKVMIEGKDFFDGDSKLATKNIPADALKKVEVLKNYNEVSQMRGLGNDQDNVAINIRLKEGKTNFWFGDLTAGAGDGEKFRYLGKAKLFYYSPKGSINIITDFNNTGEVPFTFRDYFNFTGGFRNFNQRGGTSFNVSDGGLGFLTTQNNRANEIETGFAAANFTYTINPKWDISGLALLSDNKTNFVNNSLNTFINQGFTQGFNESTDQRNQLGMAKLSSVYKPNANLQFDYDVLVKKSKQTEFSDGTSIVTRDGAVQEDVVDQDKENEPFSINQNVNLYYTLDENNIFSGTIQHLYQDEDPFYNATLSQEPFTAPDPADMTNEISAIDFMPGANGLFDINQNKNIKTNKLDAKLDYYYILNKKSNINITAGTTLSRQDFNSNLFQILETGTVDDLTETLDGTIIGNDVAFNFSDVFVGLHYKLKTGIFTITPGLTLHNYTTKSEQLGTTTEDSDVRLLPDLFTVLDFSQGKSLRVNYQMTAQYTDVNNFAEGLLFNNYNSLYRGNREIENAIYHNASINYFSFSMFNFTSLFGGVNYSRRVDPIKTSGSFVGINQVASPVNNTNFADETLSANARFSKRFKKWKLNVSANGSYSDLNNIINGEDRNTKNLTQNYRASAETNFKEAPNFEIGYNFTSTNSDNGVTDRTFFTNRPFANAEWNFGKGFTLGADWSLYNYDDNDDSTEIDNMYSFLEANLYYQKPDSQWEFRIQATNLLNVDTISSNNVNDFTISNTEYFVQPRIAMFTVKYNL is encoded by the coding sequence ATGCTTCTCGCATTACCCTTGACGCTCTTTGCCCAGTCTATAACGCTTAGAGGCGTTGTAAAAGATTCAATAGGGTCGCCACTTGAATTAGCAAATATCATCGCTACAAATAAAGCCGAAGGTACATTAGAATCTTATGGTATTACCGATGCATCAGGACGCTACCGCCTTGACCTTACTACAGGGATCACCTATGATATTAAAGTGAGTTACTTGGGATTGCAATCTGTAAATGAAGAAATAAACGTTGCTCAAGATGCCCAAGATATTACTAAAGACTTTACGTTAAAGGAAGATCCTAATCAGTTAGATAATGTGGAGTTGGTATATGAGATGCCTGTTACCATTAAAGGTGATACTATTGTTTATAACACGGATAGTTTTACAAATGGAAATGAGAAAAAGCTAGGTGATGTACTCAAAAAGTTACCAGGGATAGAGGTTAATGATGATGGACAGATAGAGGTAGAAGGAAAGGTTGTCTCTAAGGTGATGATTGAGGGTAAAGATTTTTTTGATGGAGACTCTAAACTTGCTACAAAAAATATCCCTGCAGATGCACTTAAAAAGGTTGAGGTTCTTAAAAACTATAATGAGGTCTCTCAAATGCGAGGTCTAGGTAATGATCAAGATAACGTCGCGATTAATATACGTCTTAAGGAAGGTAAAACAAATTTCTGGTTTGGAGATCTTACAGCAGGTGCTGGTGATGGAGAGAAGTTTAGATATTTAGGTAAAGCAAAACTATTTTACTATAGCCCTAAAGGGAGTATTAATATTATAACAGATTTTAATAATACAGGAGAGGTTCCATTTACGTTTAGAGACTACTTTAATTTTACCGGAGGTTTTAGAAATTTTAATCAGCGAGGTGGGACTTCTTTTAATGTAAGTGATGGTGGTCTAGGTTTTCTTACCACTCAAAATAATCGTGCAAACGAGATTGAAACGGGTTTTGCAGCGGCCAACTTTACATATACGATTAACCCGAAATGGGATATAAGCGGTCTTGCGTTACTTTCAGATAACAAGACAAACTTTGTAAATAACTCGCTAAATACATTTATCAATCAGGGATTTACACAAGGTTTCAATGAGAGTACAGATCAGCGCAATCAGTTAGGTATGGCAAAACTGAGTTCTGTATATAAGCCTAACGCAAACTTGCAGTTTGATTATGATGTGCTCGTAAAAAAGTCCAAGCAAACAGAATTTTCAGACGGTACTAGTATCGTAACACGAGATGGAGCTGTACAAGAAGATGTGGTAGATCAAGACAAGGAGAATGAACCATTTTCTATCAATCAGAATGTAAATCTGTACTACACACTTGATGAGAACAACATATTCTCAGGGACTATCCAGCATTTGTATCAAGATGAAGATCCGTTTTATAATGCTACGCTTTCTCAAGAGCCATTTACAGCGCCTGACCCAGCAGATATGACAAATGAAATAAGCGCTATCGATTTTATGCCTGGTGCAAATGGTCTTTTTGATATCAATCAAAACAAAAATATCAAAACCAATAAGCTAGACGCAAAATTAGATTACTATTACATCCTTAATAAAAAGAGTAACATTAATATTACTGCAGGAACAACCTTAAGTCGCCAAGACTTTAATTCTAATCTATTTCAAATTTTAGAAACAGGAACGGTAGATGATCTTACCGAGACACTAGATGGTACTATTATAGGTAACGATGTTGCATTTAACTTTAGTGATGTGTTTGTAGGACTTCACTATAAACTTAAAACGGGAATTTTTACAATTACTCCAGGATTGACATTACATAATTATACTACAAAGAGTGAGCAACTAGGCACAACAACAGAAGATAGTGATGTGAGACTACTGCCAGACTTATTTACGGTATTAGATTTCTCTCAAGGGAAAAGTTTACGAGTAAACTACCAGATGACAGCGCAGTATACAGACGTAAATAATTTTGCCGAAGGCTTATTATTTAATAACTACAATAGTTTATATCGTGGTAACAGAGAGATAGAAAATGCTATCTATCACAATGCAAGTATCAATTACTTTAGCTTTAGCATGTTCAACTTTACGAGTCTCTTTGGAGGAGTAAATTATTCTCGCAGAGTAGATCCTATAAAGACTTCTGGGTCATTTGTAGGGATAAACCAAGTAGCTAGTCCAGTAAACAACACAAACTTTGCAGATGAGACATTAAGTGCTAACGCACGTTTCTCAAAACGTTTTAAGAAGTGGAAACTTAACGTGAGTGCAAATGGAAGCTATAGTGATCTTAATAACATTATCAACGGTGAAGATAGAAACACAAAAAACCTAACACAGAATTATAGAGCAAGTGCAGAGACAAATTTTAAAGAAGCGCCAAATTTTGAAATAGGTTACAACTTTACAAGCACAAACTCTGATAATGGTGTGACAGATAGAACCTTCTTTACAAACAGACCTTTTGCAAACGCAGAGTGGAATTTCGGTAAAGGCTTTACATTAGGTGCAGACTGGAGTCTTTATAATTATGATGATAATGATGATAGTACAGAGATTGATAATATGTATTCTTTTCTAGAAGCAAACTTGTATTACCAGAAGCCAGATAGTCAGTGGGAGTTCCGTATACAGGCTACAAATCTCTTGAATGTGGACACCATTTCAAGTAACAATGTAAATGATTTTACAATCTCAAATACAGAGTATTTTGTGCAACCTAGAATCGCAATGTTTACGGTGAAGTATAATTTATAA
- the metK gene encoding methionine adenosyltransferase, with protein MAYLFTSESVSEGHPDKVADQISDALIDNFLAFDPQSKVACETLVTTGQVVLAGEVRSSAYLDVQKIARETINKIGYTKGEYMFDGNSCGVLSAIHEQSDDINRGVDRDTKEEQGAGDQGMMFGYATKETENFMPLALELSHKLLIELGNLRREDDEITYLRPDAKAQVTIEYSDENVPQRIDAIVVSTQHDDFDEDEAMLGRIRGDIQDILIPRVVGLLPENIANLFNDDIKYHINPTGKFVIGGPHGDTGLTGRKIIVDTYGGKGAHGGGAFSGKDPSKVDRSAAYATRHIAKNLVAAGVADEILVQVSYAIGVVEPMGIFVDTYGTSKVNLSDGEIAKKVTVLFDMRPAAIESRLKLRSPMYSETAAYGHMGRTNEVVTKTFKSFDGKEKNIEVELFTWEKLDYVEKVKEAFNL; from the coding sequence ATGGCTTACTTATTTACCTCAGAATCTGTTTCTGAAGGACACCCAGATAAAGTTGCAGATCAGATTTCTGATGCACTTATTGATAATTTTCTCGCTTTTGATCCGCAATCTAAAGTTGCTTGCGAGACCCTAGTTACCACTGGACAAGTAGTACTTGCTGGTGAAGTACGATCTAGTGCTTATTTAGATGTTCAAAAAATCGCTCGTGAAACCATTAACAAAATAGGTTATACGAAAGGTGAATACATGTTTGACGGAAACTCTTGTGGTGTATTATCTGCCATACACGAGCAGTCTGACGATATTAATCGTGGTGTAGATCGCGATACTAAGGAAGAGCAAGGAGCAGGAGATCAAGGAATGATGTTTGGCTACGCTACTAAGGAGACAGAAAACTTTATGCCACTGGCACTTGAGCTTTCTCATAAGTTGCTTATTGAACTAGGTAACCTACGTCGTGAAGATGACGAGATTACTTATTTACGCCCAGACGCAAAAGCGCAGGTGACTATAGAGTATAGTGATGAAAACGTACCTCAACGTATTGACGCTATTGTAGTTTCTACACAGCATGATGATTTTGATGAAGACGAAGCAATGCTAGGTCGCATACGTGGAGATATTCAAGATATTTTAATACCTCGCGTAGTAGGTTTATTACCAGAAAATATTGCAAACCTTTTTAATGATGATATTAAGTATCACATTAACCCTACTGGGAAGTTTGTAATAGGTGGACCTCACGGAGATACTGGTCTTACAGGTCGTAAGATTATTGTAGATACTTATGGTGGTAAAGGAGCTCACGGAGGTGGTGCTTTTTCTGGAAAAGATCCATCAAAAGTAGATCGCTCTGCTGCCTATGCAACACGTCACATTGCAAAAAATCTTGTTGCTGCAGGAGTTGCAGATGAAATTCTTGTTCAAGTTTCTTATGCTATTGGTGTTGTAGAGCCTATGGGCATCTTTGTAGACACATACGGTACTTCTAAAGTAAACTTATCTGATGGTGAGATTGCAAAGAAAGTTACTGTACTATTTGACATGAGACCAGCTGCTATTGAAAGCAGGTTAAAGCTACGTTCTCCTATGTATAGCGAGACTGCCGCTTACGGACACATGGGACGTACAAACGAAGTAGTTACAAAAACCTTCAAGAGCTTTGACGGTAAAGAAAAGAATATCGAAGTAGAATTATTTACTTGGGAAAAACTTGATTATGTAGAGAAAGTAAAAGAAGCTTTCAACCTATAG
- a CDS encoding CIA30 family protein, producing the protein MKYLLALLITTTMNTTTLSFNFGTSCDNCDDWFVVLDGVMGGLSTGEVEQSAESIIFRGSVSLENNGGFASLRTPYQSYDLSPYTKVTVRYKSTGQDFALTLNKYKRFWRPNYRINLPITEGEWKTVTYNLSDFGTYRLGEPLEGHPDKDDLASIIRLGLISNTKAATDFEIEVDKIVFE; encoded by the coding sequence ATGAAATATCTCTTAGCCTTACTGATCACAACTACTATGAACACGACAACACTCTCTTTTAATTTTGGAACCTCTTGTGATAATTGTGATGACTGGTTCGTCGTTCTGGACGGTGTTATGGGAGGATTATCTACAGGCGAGGTGGAGCAATCTGCAGAAAGTATCATCTTTCGCGGAAGCGTAAGTCTTGAGAATAATGGAGGTTTTGCATCCTTGAGAACTCCGTATCAATCTTATGACTTATCGCCATATACCAAAGTAACTGTGCGATATAAATCTACAGGGCAAGACTTTGCACTTACGCTCAATAAGTACAAAAGATTCTGGAGACCGAATTATAGAATCAATTTGCCGATAACAGAAGGTGAGTGGAAAACTGTCACTTACAATCTTTCAGATTTTGGAACATATAGACTTGGTGAACCTTTGGAAGGTCACCCAGACAAAGATGACCTAGCATCAATCATTCGCCTCGGACTGATCTCAAATACAAAAGCTGCTACAGATTTTGAGATTGAAGTAGATAAAATCGTATTCGAGTAA
- a CDS encoding group III truncated hemoglobin, producing MKKDIENREDVYTLVTTFYGRIRSDVYLGPIFNKHITDWPHHFEHLTDFWEGNLFFKKIFTGRPLQTHKRVDRDEGYTINEQHFGVWLNHWVQTVDELYEGELAEMAKFRARKIGTFFLVNMFQAKPSH from the coding sequence GTGAAAAAGGATATTGAAAATAGAGAAGATGTATATACACTTGTAACCACTTTTTATGGTCGGATACGTAGTGATGTTTATTTGGGACCTATTTTTAATAAACACATTACAGACTGGCCACACCACTTTGAGCATCTCACAGATTTCTGGGAGGGCAATTTATTCTTTAAAAAGATTTTTACGGGAAGACCTTTACAAACGCACAAACGTGTAGATAGGGATGAAGGCTACACTATAAATGAGCAACACTTTGGTGTGTGGCTTAATCACTGGGTACAAACGGTAGATGAGCTATATGAGGGCGAACTGGCAGAGATGGCAAAGTTTAGAGCTCGTAAGATTGGCACCTTTTTTCTAGTAAATATGTTTCAAGCAAAGCCTTCACACTAG
- a CDS encoding GLPGLI family protein produces MKTTIITVIICMCAFAKANSQQLSGVATYQSQRSIDLKLDENKAKNVSSEMQKEIEEQLRKQFQKEYILTFKGKESSYQQEESLAVPTPSSNGISITVTGDKGVTYRNLAENLLLKESEIMGKLFLIKDSPKKPEWVLEKEVKNIGVYTCFKATISEEYEQPSFNEETGEEEESVTKTRTITAWYTLDIPVNHGPDEYWGLPGLILEVSDGKFSLMCTKVVLNPKKGVQIVLPEKGKEVTKDEFNKIQEEKMDEMMERQGGKRGKNGSRVFTTTEIIRN; encoded by the coding sequence ATGAAAACAACAATCATAACGGTAATTATATGTATGTGCGCTTTCGCGAAAGCAAACTCACAGCAATTAAGTGGTGTAGCAACCTATCAATCACAACGGTCTATCGATCTAAAGCTAGACGAAAACAAGGCAAAAAATGTTTCGTCAGAAATGCAAAAAGAAATAGAAGAACAATTAAGAAAGCAATTCCAGAAGGAGTATATACTCACTTTTAAAGGTAAAGAGTCTTCATATCAACAAGAAGAAAGTCTTGCTGTACCTACACCTTCTTCAAATGGAATAAGCATTACTGTGACCGGAGATAAAGGAGTGACATATCGCAATCTTGCAGAAAACCTCCTTTTAAAAGAAAGTGAAATTATGGGGAAACTTTTTTTAATAAAAGATTCTCCCAAAAAACCAGAATGGGTTCTAGAAAAGGAGGTGAAAAACATAGGAGTATACACTTGTTTTAAAGCTACTATCTCTGAAGAGTATGAGCAGCCATCTTTTAATGAAGAGACAGGAGAGGAGGAGGAGTCTGTGACTAAGACTAGAACAATCACTGCATGGTACACACTAGATATACCTGTAAATCATGGCCCGGATGAGTACTGGGGATTACCTGGCTTAATACTAGAAGTGAGTGATGGTAAATTCTCACTTATGTGTACAAAAGTAGTTTTGAACCCAAAAAAGGGAGTGCAAATAGTACTGCCAGAAAAAGGTAAAGAGGTTACCAAAGATGAATTTAATAAGATTCAAGAAGAAAAAATGGACGAAATGATGGAGCGTCAAGGAGGTAAAAGAGGAAAGAATGGTAGTCGTGTGTTTACAACCACAGAAATCATACGCAACTAG
- a CDS encoding sensor histidine kinase, translating to MKSNRYTYIIYSIATVIFITLAIQIYWNYKNYESGKEQLKREVQLSLNQAVDAYYEEVAIRNTLGLYSSDDTPDTDGIRTGISSWIKSLDTINKRVTGITINDTSNANGFLSIQGASPHQIDSIINKSKLKVEERFSKTLEKVSPNSSRRTSWKITGDNQEVVDSLYNRIEQNVLRNNKKKGEGDQKALDSIIRDTTRLSALTDLTTKIIVSFKDDQIDVKRLDTIVVNQLKAIGIDRKAHSLTYSPKGDTITKVIPGSPKYVDPTYQLNVIATSKLLPSESILSVGFNDVTSIILKRNLLGILLSFVLMVAVISSLLYLLKIIREQKQLAEIKNDFISNITHEFKTPIATISAAIEGIQHFNKENDKEKTEKYLAMSTTQLGKLNTMVERILDTATLDKEDLSLKKERCNLVEVLEHLIKKYKEIAPEIPITLKSSTSSIWATVDVFHLENAIDNLVDNATKYGKPPVTIAISNTNSNIHLSITDTGKALTKDQASQLFEKFYRVPKGNTHDVKGFGIGLYYTKTIIEKHNGSIEVSTVPQTSFKITIPNGND from the coding sequence ATGAAATCAAATAGATACACTTATATCATTTATTCAATAGCCACTGTTATTTTCATAACTCTTGCTATACAGATCTATTGGAACTATAAAAATTATGAGTCTGGAAAAGAACAACTTAAAAGAGAAGTACAATTATCTCTCAATCAAGCAGTAGATGCTTACTACGAGGAAGTAGCTATTAGAAATACTTTAGGTTTATATAGTTCAGATGACACCCCAGACACTGACGGTATTAGAACTGGTATTTCCTCTTGGATAAAAAGCCTTGATACCATTAACAAACGTGTAACAGGTATCACAATAAATGACACCTCAAATGCAAATGGCTTTTTATCGATTCAAGGAGCCAGTCCTCATCAAATTGATAGTATCATAAATAAATCTAAATTAAAAGTTGAGGAGCGTTTTTCAAAAACCCTAGAGAAAGTTTCCCCTAATTCTTCTAGAAGAACGTCGTGGAAAATCACTGGTGATAATCAAGAGGTCGTTGATTCTTTATACAATAGAATCGAGCAAAACGTCTTAAGAAATAACAAGAAAAAAGGAGAAGGTGATCAAAAAGCCTTAGACTCAATCATTAGAGACACAACTCGTTTAAGTGCTCTTACAGATCTTACGACAAAAATTATTGTCTCTTTTAAAGATGATCAAATAGATGTAAAAAGACTTGACACCATTGTTGTAAATCAACTCAAAGCTATCGGTATTGATAGGAAAGCACATAGCCTTACCTACTCCCCAAAAGGGGATACTATAACTAAAGTAATCCCTGGATCACCAAAATATGTAGACCCAACTTATCAACTCAATGTTATCGCTACATCAAAACTTCTGCCATCAGAGAGTATTTTATCCGTTGGTTTTAATGATGTTACGTCCATTATCCTGAAACGTAACCTGTTAGGGATTTTACTCTCCTTTGTGTTAATGGTTGCAGTTATATCCTCACTGTTATACCTACTCAAAATTATACGAGAACAAAAACAACTCGCCGAGATTAAAAATGATTTTATAAGCAATATCACCCACGAATTTAAAACACCTATAGCCACTATAAGCGCAGCTATTGAAGGCATACAGCATTTTAACAAAGAAAACGACAAAGAAAAAACAGAGAAATACCTTGCCATGTCTACCACACAGCTAGGTAAACTTAATACCATGGTGGAACGCATTCTAGACACCGCAACATTAGACAAAGAAGATTTATCGTTGAAAAAAGAGCGTTGCAACCTAGTGGAAGTGCTTGAACATTTGATTAAAAAATATAAAGAAATTGCACCTGAGATTCCTATAACACTTAAAAGTTCAACATCTTCAATATGGGCTACGGTAGATGTTTTTCATCTAGAAAATGCTATTGATAATCTAGTAGATAATGCCACTAAATACGGTAAACCACCAGTAACCATAGCAATAAGTAATACAAATAGTAACATCCACTTGTCGATTACAGATACAGGAAAAGCACTTACAAAAGATCAAGCATCTCAATTATTTGAAAAGTTTTACCGCGTGCCCAAAGGAAATACTCATGATGTAAAAGGTTTTGGGATAGGACTATACTACACCAAAACTATTATTGAAAAACATAATGGTTCCATAGAGGTGTCTACTGTTCCACAAACTTCATTTAAAATTACAATTCCAAATGGTAATGACTAA
- a CDS encoding App1 family protein has product MFFSSKSDPIQIDGYQSYGSSNHLYLIGRALEHEGVDLKKTSFLSTLKNAYKQFDSDELRHTKLKVTLPDNRSFYTITDTEGYFKIDEKVDGLGVIANDEGWLQMVISFDDVQKGITVLGENRFPIEMLIPAETASYGVISDIDDTILHTGVASLLKWRVIINTFFKNVGKRTSLEGAPELYRKLHRGKSGQDANPMFYVSNSPWNLYSYLESFVRNQKFPKGPILLRDLRGPFEKTPKPEKPHKQHEIRNILNAYPNLKFVLIGDSGEHDVDIYLEVAKEYPEQIIAVYLRSVKHKKKVLRVKSVLSQYETTTAVLVEKSAFAEEHARSIGLIK; this is encoded by the coding sequence ATGTTTTTTTCATCAAAGTCTGATCCCATACAGATAGACGGATACCAATCTTACGGATCATCAAATCACTTGTATTTAATAGGTAGAGCGCTTGAGCATGAGGGGGTAGATCTTAAGAAAACAAGCTTTCTCTCTACTCTAAAAAATGCTTACAAGCAATTTGATAGTGATGAGTTACGACATACAAAGTTAAAGGTGACACTGCCAGACAATAGGTCATTTTATACCATTACAGATACCGAAGGATATTTTAAAATTGATGAAAAGGTTGATGGGCTAGGAGTAATAGCAAATGATGAAGGCTGGCTACAAATGGTGATAAGTTTTGATGATGTCCAAAAGGGAATTACTGTGCTAGGAGAGAACAGATTTCCTATTGAGATGCTTATTCCAGCAGAGACAGCCTCTTATGGGGTGATAAGCGATATAGATGACACTATCTTACACACTGGTGTTGCCTCTTTATTAAAATGGAGGGTTATTATAAATACGTTTTTTAAAAATGTAGGGAAGCGCACTTCGCTGGAGGGAGCACCAGAACTCTATAGAAAATTACATAGAGGGAAATCTGGACAAGATGCAAATCCTATGTTTTACGTGAGTAACAGTCCGTGGAATTTATATAGTTATCTCGAGTCGTTTGTAAGAAATCAAAAATTCCCCAAAGGCCCTATTTTATTGAGAGATCTACGTGGTCCTTTTGAAAAAACGCCAAAACCAGAAAAGCCTCATAAACAGCATGAGATTAGAAATATATTAAATGCATATCCTAATCTTAAGTTTGTACTTATAGGAGATAGTGGAGAGCACGATGTAGATATTTATCTAGAAGTGGCTAAAGAATACCCAGAACAAATAATAGCTGTGTATTTGCGTAGTGTAAAGCACAAGAAAAAGGTGCTTAGAGTTAAGAGTGTTTTGAGTCAGTATGAGACTACTACTGCGGTACTAGTAGAAAAAAGTGCTTTTGCAGAGGAGCATGCAAGGTCCATAGGGCTTATAAAATAA
- a CDS encoding GLPGLI family protein, with the protein MTLKISQWLCVAFVTLTISTAVQAQKIEGVATYQTKTTIDMSRFNRGGQQLTEARKKQIAERMKSFLEKEYTLSFNKDESYYKEEEQLQAPGQGGGGRGFGGGFTQGGIYSNRASNDYARENDMMGKIFLVKDTLNNLNWELVKESKVIGQYPVFKAVATRNIEQNMWSRMGRGARQGQRDREKKEDSTATASTTSDIEIAEEEPKTETIVAWYTPMIPASHGPDEFGGLPGLILELSTNNTTILCTKVVLNPKEPIAIEPPVKGKEVSREEYQVIVEEKAKEMAERFGGGNRRGQQGGRRF; encoded by the coding sequence ATGACTCTTAAAATATCTCAGTGGTTGTGTGTTGCGTTTGTAACGCTTACAATAAGTACAGCCGTTCAAGCACAGAAAATAGAAGGTGTTGCAACTTACCAAACCAAGACTACGATAGATATGTCGCGCTTTAATCGTGGTGGGCAACAACTAACAGAAGCTCGTAAAAAACAGATTGCAGAGCGCATGAAAAGCTTTTTAGAAAAGGAATATACACTGAGCTTTAATAAAGACGAGTCTTACTATAAGGAGGAAGAACAACTTCAAGCACCTGGACAAGGTGGAGGTGGACGTGGTTTTGGAGGAGGATTTACTCAAGGAGGGATTTACTCTAACCGTGCATCAAATGATTATGCTCGTGAAAATGATATGATGGGTAAGATTTTCTTAGTAAAAGACACCTTAAACAATTTAAACTGGGAACTCGTAAAAGAGAGTAAAGTAATAGGGCAATATCCAGTTTTTAAAGCGGTAGCGACTAGAAATATCGAGCAGAACATGTGGAGTCGCATGGGAAGAGGAGCGAGACAAGGGCAGAGAGATCGTGAGAAAAAAGAAGATAGTACAGCTACTGCTAGTACAACAAGCGACATTGAAATAGCAGAAGAGGAACCTAAGACAGAAACTATAGTTGCTTGGTACACACCTATGATCCCTGCGAGTCACGGACCAGATGAGTTTGGTGGTTTACCAGGACTCATTTTAGAGCTTAGCACAAACAATACGACTATCCTTTGTACAAAAGTGGTACTTAATCCTAAGGAGCCTATTGCTATCGAGCCTCCTGTAAAAGGGAAAGAAGTGAGCAGGGAAGAATACCAAGTCATCGTTGAAGAAAAAGCAAAAGAAATGGCAGAACGTTTTGGCGGAGGTAATAGAAGAGGGCAGCAAGGAGGAAGACGTTTTTAA
- a CDS encoding response regulator transcription factor, with protein MTKPYILLAEDEPALGLIVKESLESRGFNVTLCTDGVQAINQYQLKKPDILVLDVMMPKKDGFTVAKEVREQDDEIPIIFLTAKSQTADVVEGFSIGGNDYLKKPFSVEELIVRIQNLLQRKTLQQKAEAITIGSYIFDFTRQELRFRGSVQKLTHREAHLLFHLHKNRNAVLDRSLILKKLWGDDDFFSARSMDVFISKLRKKLKDDATIEIVNVRGYGYKLIC; from the coding sequence ATGACTAAACCTTATATCTTACTCGCAGAAGATGAGCCAGCACTTGGACTCATTGTAAAAGAAAGTCTGGAGAGTCGTGGCTTTAATGTAACACTCTGCACAGATGGTGTTCAAGCGATAAATCAATACCAACTTAAAAAGCCTGACATCTTAGTGCTCGATGTGATGATGCCTAAAAAGGATGGGTTTACTGTGGCAAAGGAGGTTCGTGAACAAGATGATGAGATTCCTATAATATTTCTCACTGCAAAGTCTCAAACAGCAGATGTGGTTGAGGGGTTTAGTATAGGCGGTAATGATTATCTCAAAAAACCTTTCAGCGTAGAAGAGCTTATTGTAAGAATTCAGAATTTACTACAACGTAAAACATTGCAACAAAAGGCTGAGGCTATTACCATCGGTAGTTATATTTTTGATTTCACAAGGCAAGAATTACGCTTTCGCGGAAGCGTACAAAAGTTAACCCATAGAGAGGCTCATTTACTATTTCATCTTCATAAAAATCGTAATGCCGTTCTAGACCGATCACTTATTCTTAAGAAATTATGGGGTGATGATGACTTCTTTTCTGCAAGAAGCATGGACGTCTTTATATCAAAACTTAGAAAAAAACTAAAGGACGACGCTACTATAGAAATCGTAAACGTACGTGGATACGGCTATAAGCTCATCTGCTAG
- a CDS encoding deoxynucleoside kinase — translation MHIAIAGNIGAGKTTLTKLLSKHFKWTPQYEDVVDNPYLDDFYNEMERWSFNLQIYFLNSRFRQLLDIKDSNKTIIQDRTIYEDAFIFAPNLHAMGLLTNRDYNNYKSLFDLMESVVDAPDLMIYLRSSIPNLVSQIHKRGRDYENSISIDYLSRLNERYEAWIHGYKKGKLLIIDVDNINFVDNPEDLGDIINRIDAELNGLF, via the coding sequence ATGCACATTGCAATTGCCGGTAACATCGGAGCAGGTAAAACTACCTTAACTAAACTTTTATCTAAACATTTTAAATGGACTCCGCAATATGAGGATGTAGTGGATAATCCATATCTAGATGATTTTTATAATGAGATGGAACGCTGGTCTTTCAATCTTCAGATTTACTTTTTAAATAGCCGTTTTAGACAATTGCTAGACATAAAAGATAGTAACAAAACGATTATTCAAGATCGTACTATTTATGAAGATGCATTCATCTTTGCTCCTAACCTTCATGCGATGGGTCTTCTTACTAATCGTGATTACAACAACTACAAGTCTCTATTTGACTTGATGGAAAGTGTGGTAGATGCACCAGACTTGATGATTTATTTACGTAGCTCTATTCCTAACCTAGTATCACAAATACATAAGAGAGGGAGAGATTATGAAAATTCTATATCTATAGATTACTTAAGTCGTCTTAATGAACGATATGAGGCCTGGATACATGGTTATAAAAAAGGGAAGCTTCTCATTATCGACGTAGATAATATTAACTTTGTAGATAATCCTGAAGACTTAGGAGATATTATTAATAGAATAGATGCCGAGTTAAACGGTCTTTTCTAG